In Candidatus Saccharibacteria bacterium oral taxon 488, a single window of DNA contains:
- a CDS encoding YbhB/YbcL family Raf kinase inhibitor-like protein, producing the protein MKITSPAFTENAKIPKIYSKLGGNQRPPLEISDVPANTKSLVIICHDPDAPGRDGFYHWTVWNLPTKTTEITSESLPAGAVEGMTSWGRPGWGGPQPPFGTHRYQFYVYALDTTLDLPDSTKPRELIAALTPHIIDQAVLTGKFGVLDILRRD; encoded by the coding sequence ATGAAAATAACCAGCCCAGCCTTCACTGAAAACGCTAAAATACCAAAAATTTATTCCAAGCTCGGCGGTAATCAACGCCCGCCGCTCGAGATCAGCGACGTACCGGCAAATACCAAAAGCCTGGTGATCATTTGCCACGACCCTGATGCGCCTGGGCGCGATGGATTTTACCATTGGACGGTTTGGAATTTACCAACCAAAACCACTGAAATCACCAGCGAATCACTACCCGCGGGCGCCGTCGAAGGGATGACCAGTTGGGGTCGGCCTGGCTGGGGCGGGCCGCAACCACCGTTTGGCACGCACCGCTACCAATTTTATGTGTACGCGCTGGACACGACGTTAGATTTACCAGACAGCACCAAGCCCAGAGAGCTCATCGCCGCTCTCACGCCGCATATCATCGATCAGGCCGTATTGACTGGAAAGTTTGGCGTGTTGGATATTTTGCGGCGGGATTAA